One stretch of Lacrimispora sphenoides DNA includes these proteins:
- a CDS encoding HAD-IC family P-type ATPase, translated as MKDRKGKGLIINKSLKRCNPDISTGLTAEQVRNRIDAGAVNIQRTGLTPTISSIISKNIFTLFNFINVFLAVILVIVGHPENILFLGIAISNTCMGIFQELRAKRGLDKLSVLAKAHVTVIRDGAEYTVAQDEIVLDDIVILAIGNQVCADAVVVSSERLEVDESLLTGETDRIQKSKGDTLLSGSYVASGHGYAQITAIGEDSYAHSLTVEAKKSKKQVPPLLRTLNRIILILTIVILPLGTTLFYMKYFLFGDSLETAVLGSSASVLGMIPAGLILLTGVTMTVGALKLAKRKALVQELYSIETLARTDVLCLDKTGTITDGSLQFERLEPYSDVSEKEAGLAVSELMGTLEDKNATAAALTKVFGKTENWVSDIILPFSSERKWSGATFKEKGSYIIGAPNIVFKGSNKDFLEQANTKAALGFRVLCLAHSPLSITKEKLPEELSCHALLILSDHLRENANETFRYFSQEGVILKVISGDNPRTVQAVAEKAGISGSEKSIDMSQVEREADYAAIVEEYTIFGHVTPQQKRELIRGLKKNGHTACMTGDGVNDILAMREADCSVAMVGGSDAARSASDFVLITDDFSVMIDVLKEGRRVINNIEKVAAIFLLKTVYSVLLTLIYIFIPYPYPIAPLQMMPINELTIGIPSFFLALQANYSRPEGKLLTNILEHTIPAAITVVFNSLYIQLASILFHIPTTESSTMVVFLIGIMGFYQLAKLAKPYTQRIRWLLIGLVCSFVLCFALLGNLFMLSSLFSRNVFFYMPLVYFSYHVHSFLGNICRKAVEAFHILKTAGWLKRSVRE; from the coding sequence ATGAAAGACAGAAAAGGCAAAGGGTTAATAATAAATAAATCTTTAAAGCGATGCAATCCTGATATCAGTACAGGACTAACTGCAGAACAAGTCCGCAATCGTATCGATGCAGGGGCTGTGAATATACAAAGAACGGGTCTGACCCCGACAATCTCCAGTATTATATCTAAGAACATTTTTACACTGTTCAACTTCATCAATGTTTTCCTGGCGGTGATTCTTGTAATTGTCGGACATCCGGAAAACATACTTTTTCTTGGAATCGCCATAAGCAATACGTGTATGGGTATTTTTCAAGAATTGAGGGCAAAACGAGGATTAGATAAACTATCTGTATTAGCCAAGGCACATGTAACCGTAATCCGGGATGGGGCTGAATATACAGTAGCACAAGATGAGATTGTACTCGACGATATTGTGATACTGGCTATCGGTAACCAGGTATGTGCAGATGCCGTGGTTGTTTCTTCGGAGCGGCTTGAAGTAGATGAATCCCTTCTGACCGGAGAGACGGATCGAATTCAAAAATCAAAGGGCGATACTCTTCTATCCGGCAGTTATGTGGCAAGTGGACATGGCTATGCCCAAATAACTGCCATAGGGGAAGATAGTTATGCCCACTCTCTGACTGTGGAAGCCAAAAAAAGTAAAAAGCAGGTCCCTCCACTTCTGCGTACATTAAACCGCATTATCTTGATTTTGACCATTGTGATACTGCCGCTTGGCACCACCTTATTCTATATGAAATACTTTCTGTTTGGAGATTCGCTGGAGACTGCCGTTCTTGGCTCGTCAGCATCTGTATTGGGCATGATACCGGCAGGACTGATCTTATTAACCGGTGTCACTATGACTGTTGGTGCGCTTAAACTGGCAAAAAGAAAGGCGTTAGTCCAGGAATTATACAGTATAGAAACTTTAGCCCGTACGGATGTGCTGTGTTTGGATAAAACAGGAACCATAACAGACGGATCACTGCAGTTTGAGAGGCTGGAACCATATTCCGATGTTTCTGAAAAAGAGGCAGGATTAGCCGTTTCTGAACTAATGGGGACTTTGGAAGACAAAAATGCAACAGCCGCAGCATTGACCAAAGTATTTGGGAAAACTGAAAATTGGGTTTCCGACATCATTTTACCTTTCTCCTCAGAGCGCAAGTGGAGCGGTGCTACTTTTAAAGAAAAGGGCAGTTATATCATTGGAGCGCCAAATATCGTATTTAAGGGCAGTAATAAAGATTTTTTAGAACAGGCCAATACAAAGGCCGCCTTGGGGTTCAGAGTACTGTGCCTTGCACACTCTCCTCTATCTATCACGAAAGAGAAGCTTCCAGAGGAACTAAGCTGCCATGCTCTTTTGATTCTTTCTGATCATCTTCGGGAGAATGCCAATGAGACCTTTCGGTATTTCTCACAGGAAGGCGTGATTTTAAAAGTAATTTCCGGAGATAATCCCCGCACTGTCCAAGCAGTTGCAGAGAAGGCTGGAATCTCAGGGTCAGAAAAAAGCATTGATATGAGCCAAGTGGAACGTGAAGCTGATTACGCAGCTATCGTAGAAGAATATACCATATTCGGTCATGTAACACCGCAGCAAAAGCGGGAGTTAATCCGTGGCCTTAAAAAAAATGGCCATACCGCATGTATGACCGGAGACGGCGTAAACGATATTCTGGCAATGCGCGAAGCCGATTGCAGCGTTGCAATGGTCGGCGGCAGCGATGCTGCCCGCTCCGCCTCTGATTTCGTATTAATAACTGACGATTTCAGTGTCATGATTGACGTTTTAAAGGAAGGTCGAAGGGTGATCAACAACATAGAAAAAGTGGCAGCGATTTTTCTTTTAAAGACCGTCTACTCTGTGCTGCTTACCCTGATTTATATTTTTATCCCATATCCCTATCCGATAGCACCGCTGCAAATGATGCCGATTAATGAACTTACGATTGGCATTCCGTCATTCTTTTTGGCGCTGCAGGCAAATTACTCCAGACCAGAAGGAAAGCTGCTTACTAATATTTTAGAGCACACAATTCCTGCTGCAATAACAGTTGTTTTTAATTCACTTTATATACAATTAGCGAGCATTCTCTTTCATATCCCCACAACGGAATCTTCAACCATGGTCGTCTTCCTAATAGGGATAATGGGCTTTTACCAGCTGGCAAAGTTGGCAAAACCATATACGCAGCGCATTCGATGGCTGTTGATTGGACTGGTTTGCAGCTTTGTCCTATGCTTCGCGCTATTAGGCAATTTATTTATGTTATCCAGTTTATTCAGCCGGAACGTATTTTTTTATATGCCGCTTGTGTATTTCAGCTATCATGTTCATAGCTTTCTGGGTAATATCTGCCGTAAGGCGGTTGAGGCATTTCATATCTTAAAAACTGCCGGTTGGCTGAAGCGGAGTGTCCGTGAATAA
- a CDS encoding GNAT family N-acetyltransferase, with amino-acid sequence MENIVTDRLIIRKFQPSDWQDMYEYLSDKETVAFEPYDIYSEAQAKKEVIRRSNDESFYAVCLKGTEKLIGNLYLGKEDFNTWELGYVFNRKYQGQGYATESAKALLDHAFTQLGARRIIAMCNPKNDHSWRLLERLHMRREGHLLQNIYFKTNSNGEPVWLDTFEYAILWTEWCQ; translated from the coding sequence TTGGAAAACATCGTTACAGACAGACTGATTATCAGGAAGTTTCAGCCAAGCGATTGGCAGGATATGTATGAGTACTTATCTGACAAGGAAACCGTAGCCTTCGAACCATATGATATTTACTCAGAAGCCCAGGCAAAAAAAGAAGTAATCAGAAGATCAAATGATGAATCTTTCTATGCGGTCTGCCTGAAAGGAACCGAAAAATTAATAGGGAACCTGTATCTGGGCAAAGAGGATTTTAATACATGGGAATTGGGATATGTGTTTAACAGAAAGTACCAGGGCCAGGGCTATGCCACAGAGAGCGCTAAGGCTCTCCTTGACCATGCCTTTACACAGTTAGGGGCAAGGCGTATTATAGCCATGTGTAACCCAAAGAATGACCATTCCTGGAGGCTGCTTGAACGTTTACATATGAGACGGGAAGGACATCTTTTACAAAACATATATTTTAAAACCAACAGCAACGGGGAACCGGTATGGCTGGATACATTCGAATACGCTATATTGTGGACAGAATGGTGTCAGTGA
- a CDS encoding tyrosine-protein phosphatase yields the protein MKRRRCVSIGLFIAVFLSGAKPVYTMAFENASVIQESQNQLSVKVSKVHEKYGNVYIGIKNPDFLKLFQYGDIVAVTIGGQFLEVPVCSSYSDVDSKKVVIVASSAEDKANEDIILAINLGSFADTYGTAVNDNVTITLSKKGGYLDEYEIRQLKRTNNREDYSSDEVFANFREVTYGSIAPGRLYRSSNPINPEIGRNQYAMRLTEAAGVKVIFNLSETAEEVTAHLGADTNGNLVYYKGLNDIGNVYAMGMGLDSQSEDFKQKLAVILREMSEKKGPYLIHCVEGKDRTGFVAALLESLMGAKYWEIKDDYMDSFVNFFHVPVAPGQYDRIGNNNILESMRQMAGIPKGGSLKVVDLSKAAENYIKSIGLTDDEIEQIKVNLSN from the coding sequence ATGAAAAGGAGAAGATGTGTTTCGATTGGCTTATTTATTGCTGTATTTTTAAGTGGTGCTAAGCCTGTTTACACCATGGCTTTTGAAAATGCAAGTGTAATACAAGAGTCGCAAAACCAGTTGTCCGTTAAGGTTTCGAAAGTGCATGAAAAGTATGGCAATGTTTATATTGGTATTAAAAACCCCGATTTTCTGAAATTATTCCAGTATGGTGACATCGTGGCTGTGACAATTGGAGGACAGTTCTTAGAGGTTCCGGTATGTTCTTCCTATAGTGATGTGGACAGTAAGAAAGTCGTAATCGTTGCATCGTCAGCGGAGGATAAAGCGAATGAGGATATCATCTTGGCAATAAATCTCGGTAGCTTTGCAGATACATACGGGACGGCTGTTAATGATAATGTAACGATCACCCTTTCAAAAAAGGGAGGATACTTAGATGAATACGAAATTCGTCAACTGAAACGTACGAACAACAGAGAGGACTATAGCAGTGATGAGGTATTTGCCAATTTCCGTGAAGTAACTTATGGCAGTATAGCTCCAGGTAGGCTATACAGGTCATCCAACCCGATCAATCCGGAAATTGGAAGAAATCAATACGCTATGCGGCTTACGGAGGCGGCGGGAGTTAAGGTTATATTTAATCTTTCAGAAACAGCCGAGGAGGTCACGGCTCATTTGGGAGCCGATACCAACGGTAATCTTGTATATTACAAGGGACTGAATGATATCGGTAATGTGTACGCGATGGGTATGGGACTTGATTCACAATCAGAAGATTTCAAACAGAAACTTGCAGTTATTTTGAGAGAAATGAGCGAAAAAAAAGGTCCTTACCTTATCCATTGCGTAGAGGGAAAAGACAGGACCGGTTTCGTTGCCGCATTGCTTGAATCCCTAATGGGCGCGAAATATTGGGAGATTAAAGATGACTATATGGACAGTTTCGTTAATTTCTTTCATGTGCCTGTCGCACCCGGTCAATATGACCGGATTGGGAACAATAACATCCTGGAGAGTATGAGACAGATGGCTGGTATTCCCAAGGGAGGCAGTCTTAAAGTGGTAGATTTGTCCAAAGCAGCAGAGAATTATATCAAGTCAATCGGTTTAACCGACGATGAAATAGAACAAATAAAAGTCAATCTTTCTAACTGA
- a CDS encoding ABC transporter substrate-binding protein, producing MKKTLSKIMAVGSLCALTLSVLSGCGKSAPKSGSAGEVYVYNWGEYIDESVIQEFEKETGIKVVYDMFETNEEMYPVIEAGGVKYDAVCPSDYMIQKMIENNLLAEINFDNVPNVKEIDPRYQEMSKSFDPENKYSVPYCWGTVGILYNTSMVDPKDVPTKWSDLWDVKFKDNILMQDSVRDAFMVALKSLGYSSNTTNEEEIKEAKELLIKQKPLVQAYVIDQVRDKMIGGEAAVGVIYSGEMLYIQNEVKDLGLDYSLEYVIPEEGTNLWLDSWVIPANAPNKENAEKWIDFLCRPEIAKKNFEYITYPTPNKGAFDLLDPELQNNKAVFPDVDSLKNSEVYKYLGDEVDSRYNEAWKEVKSN from the coding sequence ATGAAAAAAACTTTATCTAAGATCATGGCAGTCGGCTCCCTGTGTGCTCTTACCCTCTCCGTTTTAAGCGGCTGCGGAAAATCCGCCCCCAAGTCTGGAAGCGCCGGAGAGGTTTACGTTTACAACTGGGGGGAGTACATTGACGAATCCGTTATCCAGGAATTTGAAAAAGAAACCGGTATTAAGGTCGTTTATGACATGTTTGAAACCAATGAAGAGATGTATCCTGTCATCGAGGCAGGAGGCGTAAAATATGACGCGGTATGCCCTTCCGATTATATGATCCAGAAAATGATCGAAAACAATCTTCTGGCTGAAATCAATTTTGACAATGTTCCAAATGTAAAGGAGATTGACCCCAGATACCAGGAGATGTCAAAGAGCTTTGACCCGGAAAATAAATACTCCGTTCCGTACTGCTGGGGAACCGTAGGAATTCTTTACAACACAAGCATGGTGGACCCGAAAGACGTTCCAACCAAATGGTCTGACCTTTGGGATGTTAAATTTAAAGACAACATCCTCATGCAGGACAGCGTCCGGGATGCCTTTATGGTGGCATTAAAATCCCTCGGCTACTCTTCTAACACCACCAATGAGGAAGAAATCAAGGAAGCAAAGGAACTGCTGATAAAGCAAAAACCTCTGGTTCAGGCATATGTCATCGACCAGGTCAGGGATAAGATGATCGGCGGCGAGGCTGCAGTAGGCGTCATCTATTCCGGCGAAATGCTTTACATCCAGAATGAAGTAAAGGACCTTGGTCTCGACTACTCCTTAGAATACGTGATCCCTGAGGAAGGAACCAACCTTTGGCTGGATTCCTGGGTCATTCCTGCCAATGCACCTAACAAGGAAAACGCAGAGAAATGGATCGACTTCCTCTGCCGTCCTGAAATTGCCAAAAAGAATTTTGAATACATCACCTATCCTACTCCAAATAAGGGTGCCTTTGATTTACTTGATCCTGAACTGCAGAACAACAAAGCCGTTTTCCCGGACGTGGACTCTTTGAAGAACAGTGAAGTGTATAAGTATCTTGGGGATGAAGTGGATTCCCGTTACAATGAAGCCTGGAAAGAAGTAAAATCCAATTAA
- a CDS encoding ABC transporter permease, whose product MNGKTFIKRMIQDFYLVIILVFLYAPIATMAVLSFNSSKSRTQWGGFTTRWYTELFSSSTIMTALYNTLLIAFLSSLIAVIIGTAAAIAINGMKRVPRSLLMGVTNIPMLNADIVTGISLMLAFIAFGISLGFKTILISHITFNIPYVILSVMPKLKQTDKSTYEAALDLGATSVSAFFKVVFPDILPGVLSGFLLAFTMSLDDFIITHFTRGAGINTLSTLIYSEVRRGIKPSMYALSSIIFITVLVLLLITNFAPKRKK is encoded by the coding sequence ATGAACGGAAAGACTTTTATTAAACGAATGATCCAGGATTTTTACCTGGTGATCATTCTGGTGTTTTTATATGCCCCTATTGCCACCATGGCAGTACTGTCCTTTAACAGCTCCAAATCCCGTACCCAGTGGGGCGGCTTTACCACCAGATGGTATACAGAGCTGTTCTCAAGCAGTACCATTATGACAGCCCTTTACAATACGCTGCTGATCGCATTCCTGTCTTCTCTGATAGCGGTCATTATCGGCACCGCTGCGGCAATTGCCATTAACGGCATGAAGCGGGTCCCCCGCTCCCTTCTCATGGGCGTTACCAACATCCCCATGCTGAACGCGGATATTGTTACAGGAATCTCCCTTATGCTGGCATTTATCGCCTTTGGGATTTCCCTGGGCTTTAAAACCATTTTAATTTCACATATTACCTTTAACATCCCGTATGTCATTTTAAGCGTCATGCCAAAGTTAAAGCAAACAGATAAAAGCACTTATGAAGCCGCCTTGGATCTGGGAGCCACATCGGTCTCCGCATTTTTCAAAGTGGTGTTCCCGGATATCCTTCCGGGTGTACTTTCCGGTTTTCTCCTTGCATTCACCATGTCCTTAGATGATTTTATCATCACACACTTTACAAGGGGAGCCGGCATCAATACTCTTTCTACCCTAATTTACAGCGAGGTGCGCCGGGGGATCAAGCCCTCCATGTACGCGCTGTCAAGTATCATCTTTATCACGGTGCTGGTGCTGTTGCTCATCACCAACTTTGCACCAAAGCGAAAAAAATAA
- a CDS encoding ABC transporter permease, translating into MNKKLLSGPYIMWMIGFILIPLALIVYYGLTDRSGAFTLANVLSVTSAEHAKALWLSLGLSFISTVLCLILAYPLAMVLRSRGMGQGSFIVFIFILPMWMNFLLRTLAWQTLLEKNGVINGVLTALHLPNQNLINTSGAIILGMVYNFLPFMVLPIYNVLMKIDDNVINAARDLGANTVQILFRILFPLSIPGIVSGITMVFVPALTTFVISNLLGGSKILLIGNVIEQEFTRGSNWNLGSGLSLVLMIFILISMALIAKYDKNGEGTAF; encoded by the coding sequence ATGAATAAAAAATTATTATCCGGCCCATACATCATGTGGATGATCGGCTTCATCCTGATTCCGCTGGCGCTGATTGTGTATTACGGGCTCACGGACCGGTCCGGGGCCTTTACCCTGGCAAATGTCCTCTCCGTAACATCGGCAGAACATGCAAAGGCCCTTTGGCTTTCTCTGGGACTTTCCTTTATCAGCACAGTCCTCTGTCTGATCCTAGCTTATCCTCTGGCCATGGTTCTGCGTTCCAGAGGGATGGGTCAGGGAAGCTTTATTGTTTTTATCTTCATCCTACCCATGTGGATGAATTTTCTTCTCCGGACCCTGGCATGGCAGACATTACTGGAAAAGAACGGTGTTATAAACGGCGTTCTGACCGCACTCCACCTGCCGAACCAGAATCTGATCAATACATCGGGAGCCATTATCCTCGGCATGGTTTACAACTTTCTGCCGTTTATGGTTCTTCCGATTTACAACGTACTGATGAAAATTGATGACAATGTGATAAACGCTGCCAGAGACTTGGGGGCCAACACGGTTCAGATTTTGTTCCGGATCCTTTTTCCCTTAAGCATCCCCGGCATTGTAAGCGGGATCACCATGGTATTCGTACCGGCTCTTACCACATTTGTTATCTCAAACCTTTTGGGGGGAAGCAAGATCCTTCTGATTGGAAATGTGATCGAGCAGGAGTTTACCAGGGGAAGCAACTGGAATTTAGGCTCCGGCCTTTCCCTGGTTTTGATGATTTTCATTCTGATCAGCATGGCGCTTATTGCCAAATATGATAAGAACGGGGAGGGAACGGCATTCTGA
- the potA gene encoding spermidine/putrescine ABC transporter ATP-binding protein: MGQPLIDLRNITKSFDGTMVLDDLNLSVKENAFVTLLGPSGCGKTTTLRIIGGFESPDKGQVIFDGQDITSLPPNKRQLNTVFQKYALFNHMSISENIAFGLKIKNKPKAYIKDKIKYALKLVNLDGFENRTVSSLSGGQQQRIAIARAIVNEPRVLLLDEPLGALDLKLRQDMQYELIRLKNELGITFIYVTHDQEEALTMSDTIVVMNQGYIQQMGSPENIYNEPENAFVADFIGESNIVPGIMVRDELVEIFNAKFVCVDKGFGSHKPVDVVIRPEDIDLVAPEEGILTGIVTHLIFKGVHYEMEVTTPDGFEWLVHSTDMFPVGQEVGIHVNPFDIQIMNKPASEDEEAVGINE; encoded by the coding sequence ATGGGTCAGCCATTAATTGATTTAAGGAATATTACAAAAAGCTTTGACGGTACCATGGTACTGGATGATTTAAACCTCTCGGTAAAAGAGAACGCATTTGTTACCCTGCTAGGACCCAGCGGATGCGGCAAGACTACAACCCTTCGGATCATCGGCGGCTTTGAAAGCCCTGACAAAGGGCAGGTAATTTTTGACGGACAGGACATCACCAGCCTGCCTCCCAACAAGCGGCAGCTGAATACTGTATTCCAGAAATACGCTTTGTTTAACCACATGTCCATTTCAGAAAATATCGCCTTTGGCCTGAAAATCAAAAATAAACCGAAAGCCTATATAAAGGATAAGATTAAATATGCCTTAAAGCTGGTCAACTTAGACGGCTTTGAAAACCGCACGGTAAGCTCCTTAAGCGGCGGCCAGCAGCAGCGGATCGCCATCGCCAGGGCAATCGTAAACGAACCAAGGGTCCTTCTCCTTGACGAGCCTTTGGGAGCTTTGGACTTAAAGCTCCGCCAGGATATGCAGTATGAGCTGATTCGTCTGAAAAATGAGCTGGGCATCACCTTTATCTATGTTACCCATGACCAGGAGGAAGCCCTGACCATGTCTGATACCATCGTTGTCATGAACCAGGGTTATATCCAGCAAATGGGCTCCCCGGAAAACATCTACAATGAGCCGGAAAATGCCTTTGTGGCCGACTTTATTGGAGAAAGCAACATAGTGCCCGGAATTATGGTCCGGGATGAACTGGTGGAAATTTTTAATGCCAAATTTGTCTGTGTGGATAAGGGCTTTGGATCCCATAAGCCGGTTGACGTGGTGATCCGTCCGGAGGATATCGACCTGGTAGCTCCTGAGGAAGGGATCCTCACAGGCATTGTCACCCATTTAATTTTCAAGGGCGTCCACTATGAGATGGAAGTGACCACTCCCGACGGCTTTGAATGGCTGGTACACAGCACGGATATGTTCCCGGTCGGACAGGAGGTGGGCATTCACGTGAACCCATTCGACATTCAGATCATGAACAAGCCGGCTTCTGAGGATGAGGAGGCCGTGGGAATCAATGAATAA
- a CDS encoding helix-turn-helix domain-containing protein — MDIGTKLKELRVLKGLTQEELADRAELSKGFISQLERDLTSPSIATLLDILQCLGTSVGEFFNESPEEQIVFGKSDYFEKHDAELKNEIKWIIPNAQKNMMEPILLTLEAGGETYPDNPHEGEEFGYVLQGNISIHIGNKTYKAKKGESFYFVSDKKHYLSSKAGATLIWVSSPPSF, encoded by the coding sequence ATGGATATCGGTACAAAACTAAAAGAGCTTCGGGTCTTAAAGGGGCTTACGCAGGAAGAACTGGCTGACCGCGCAGAGCTGTCAAAGGGGTTCATATCCCAGCTGGAAAGGGATTTGACGTCCCCCTCCATTGCTACCCTTTTGGATATTTTACAATGCCTTGGAACCTCTGTCGGCGAGTTCTTCAATGAGAGCCCGGAAGAACAGATCGTTTTCGGAAAATCTGATTACTTTGAGAAACACGATGCAGAGCTTAAGAATGAAATCAAATGGATCATTCCCAATGCGCAGAAAAACATGATGGAGCCGATCCTTCTCACCCTGGAAGCCGGCGGAGAAACTTATCCTGACAATCCTCATGAGGGAGAGGAATTCGGCTATGTACTGCAGGGTAATATTTCCATCCATATAGGAAACAAAACATATAAAGCTAAAAAAGGGGAATCCTTTTACTTTGTATCAGACAAAAAACATTACTTAAGCAGCAAGGCCGGCGCTACTCTCATATGGGTAAGCTCCCCGCCAAGCTTTTAA
- a CDS encoding lactonase family protein, with protein sequence MKGKYMAYVGSYSYNGQAKGITVYDVDVEEGRFIPRCEVEVDNSSYVIASNDGKTLYSIADEGIVSFRIHENGAITRLNSANIKGMRGCHLSTDAEDRYIFVSGYHDGKSTVLRLNKDGSVGEIVTGVYHKGLGSVAERNFRPHVSCSRRTPDGKFIMVADLGIDQVKIYRFNENDEEMLLVDVLHCDLESAPKCFRFSSDGRFFYLISELKNVIDVFTYETGERQPKIEKIQTVFTAGPKQSQLTAACSMRISNDERHLFCGNAGDNSVTVYERDKETGLLEALCCLPISGSFPKDICVFPDDKHIASINHETGSITFFTVDYKKGLLVMNGKELKVNEPNSCVIVKVDN encoded by the coding sequence ATGAAGGGCAAGTATATGGCTTATGTAGGTTCTTATTCCTACAACGGACAGGCAAAGGGGATTACTGTATACGATGTTGATGTGGAAGAGGGCCGTTTTATTCCAAGATGCGAGGTGGAAGTTGATAATTCTTCCTATGTAATTGCTTCTAATGATGGGAAGACGCTGTACTCCATCGCGGATGAAGGAATCGTATCCTTCCGCATTCATGAGAATGGGGCGATAACAAGACTTAATTCAGCGAATATTAAGGGAATGAGAGGCTGCCATCTGTCTACCGATGCAGAGGACAGGTATATCTTTGTATCTGGATACCATGATGGAAAGTCCACGGTGCTTCGGCTGAATAAGGATGGCTCCGTAGGTGAGATCGTAACCGGAGTGTACCATAAGGGCCTTGGCAGTGTGGCAGAAAGAAACTTCCGTCCCCACGTGAGCTGTTCCAGAAGAACTCCTGACGGAAAATTTATCATGGTGGCTGATCTGGGAATAGATCAGGTTAAGATTTACCGTTTTAATGAGAACGATGAAGAAATGCTACTGGTGGATGTCCTGCACTGCGATCTGGAATCCGCTCCCAAATGCTTTCGTTTCAGTTCTGACGGAAGATTTTTCTATCTTATTTCAGAGTTAAAGAATGTGATCGATGTGTTCACCTATGAAACAGGAGAACGGCAGCCAAAGATTGAGAAGATCCAGACGGTTTTCACTGCCGGACCAAAGCAGAGCCAGCTTACTGCGGCATGCTCCATGCGCATATCCAATGATGAAAGACATTTATTCTGCGGCAACGCGGGGGACAATTCTGTTACGGTTTATGAACGGGACAAGGAAACAGGGCTTTTAGAAGCCTTATGCTGTCTTCCCATAAGCGGCAGCTTTCCCAAGGATATCTGCGTTTTTCCGGATGATAAGCATATCGCTTCCATCAACCATGAGACCGGCAGTATCACATTTTTCACGGTTGATTATAAGAAAGGGCTTCTTGTCATGAACGGTAAGGAACTGAAGGTCAATGAACCAAACAGCTGCGTGATCGTAAAAGTAGACAATTAA
- the aroC gene encoding chorismate synthase: protein MAGSTLGTIWKVTTWGESHGKAIGVVLDGCPAGLKLEEADIQEYLDRRKPGQSKFTTKRQEADQVEILSGVFEGKTTGTPISMVIWNTDQRSRDYGKLMEVYRPGHADFSFDEKYGIRDYRGGGRSSGRETIGRVAAGAVAACFLKSLGITVTAYTRSVGPYEVKAEQFSIKERDNNQLFMPDKETAALACEYLEEMMGKLDSVGGVVECVIDGVPAGIGDPVFEKYDAALAKAVMSIGAVKGFEIGDGFGAARALGSQNNDGFCKGLNKGVEKITNHAGGILGGISDGSQVVLRAAFKPTPSVAQSQKTVTRLGEETEIQIKGRHDPIVVPRAVVVVEAMAALTTADLLLANMASRMDRILTFYGRQTAGEGSLET from the coding sequence ATGGCAGGATCAACACTGGGGACAATATGGAAGGTAACAACCTGGGGGGAATCTCATGGAAAGGCCATCGGCGTTGTGCTAGATGGCTGTCCGGCAGGTCTTAAACTGGAGGAGGCGGATATCCAGGAATACTTGGACCGGAGAAAACCGGGGCAGAGCAAATTCACCACAAAGCGCCAGGAGGCCGATCAAGTGGAGATCCTGTCCGGAGTTTTTGAGGGAAAGACAACGGGAACTCCTATTTCCATGGTGATCTGGAATACAGACCAGCGCTCCAGGGATTACGGAAAATTAATGGAGGTTTACCGTCCGGGCCATGCAGATTTTTCCTTTGATGAAAAATACGGAATCAGGGATTACCGGGGAGGCGGCCGTTCCTCCGGAAGGGAGACCATTGGAAGGGTGGCGGCCGGTGCTGTTGCTGCCTGCTTTTTAAAGAGTCTTGGAATTACTGTGACCGCTTATACCAGATCCGTCGGGCCTTATGAGGTAAAGGCAGAGCAGTTCAGTATAAAGGAGCGGGATAATAACCAACTTTTCATGCCTGATAAGGAAACAGCGGCTCTTGCCTGCGAATACTTAGAAGAGATGATGGGAAAGCTGGACTCTGTGGGAGGCGTGGTGGAATGCGTCATTGACGGTGTTCCGGCCGGAATCGGCGATCCGGTATTTGAAAAGTATGATGCGGCTCTTGCAAAGGCGGTCATGTCCATCGGAGCAGTCAAGGGCTTTGAGATCGGAGACGGCTTTGGGGCTGCACGCGCCCTGGGATCCCAGAATAACGATGGATTTTGTAAGGGACTTAATAAGGGAGTGGAGAAGATCACCAACCATGCAGGGGGAATTCTTGGAGGGATCAGCGATGGTTCCCAGGTGGTTCTCCGTGCTGCATTTAAGCCTACACCGTCTGTGGCACAGTCCCAGAAAACCGTGACGCGACTGGGTGAGGAAACAGAGATCCAAATCAAGGGGCGCCATGACCCTATCGTTGTTCCTCGCGCAGTGGTAGTAGTGGAGGCCATGGCAGCACTTACCACGGCAGACTTACTGCTTGCCAACATGGCATCCAGAATGGACAGGATCCTTACCTTTTATGGCCGGCAGACTGCAGGAGAAGGAAGCTTAGAAACTTGA